A single region of the Bacilli bacterium genome encodes:
- the alr gene encoding alanine racemase: protein MDSFFRPTWVEISLDALRANISAFRRILPAEMKMMAVVKADAYGHGLTEIAAEAADAGMDYIGVAFFDEALKLRRSGFTVPLLVLGYTPPEAVALALQHDITITIYSDDLLPALREVGKTAAAAGKSVKVHIKLDTGMGRIGQFEQSAAIAYIAQTLALPGVKVEGLFTHYACADERDKTYTYEQHRKFAGIVDHFAAQGVRFPLLHAGNSATGIELPALSWNMLRLGISMYGFYPSVTVDHNKIHLEPVMSFKTKPVMIKTLPPGSGVSYGATYVTKTSEKIATLPVGYGDGYTRLLTGRAEVLIRGRRAPLVGRICMDQCMVDISHLGDVSLQDEVVLFGKQGDNVISADELAQKLGTINYEILCMVSARVPRVYVRNGQVVKTVNHLLE, encoded by the coding sequence GTGGATTCGTTTTTTCGGCCGACTTGGGTGGAAATCTCGCTGGACGCCCTTCGTGCCAATATCTCGGCGTTTCGCCGGATACTTCCCGCTGAGATGAAAATGATGGCCGTGGTCAAAGCCGACGCTTATGGGCACGGCTTGACGGAAATCGCGGCGGAAGCGGCAGACGCCGGAATGGATTATATCGGGGTGGCATTTTTCGATGAAGCGCTGAAACTGCGCCGATCCGGCTTCACCGTGCCGCTTTTGGTGCTCGGTTACACGCCGCCGGAGGCCGTCGCCCTCGCGCTTCAACATGATATTACCATTACGATTTACAGCGACGATTTGCTTCCCGCGTTGCGGGAAGTCGGCAAAACGGCGGCGGCCGCGGGAAAATCGGTAAAAGTCCATATCAAGCTGGATACGGGGATGGGCAGAATCGGGCAGTTTGAGCAGTCGGCGGCCATTGCCTATATTGCCCAAACGCTGGCGCTGCCCGGCGTTAAGGTGGAAGGCCTGTTTACCCATTACGCCTGCGCCGACGAACGGGACAAAACCTACACGTACGAACAGCATCGCAAATTCGCCGGGATTGTCGATCATTTTGCCGCGCAAGGCGTGCGTTTCCCCTTGCTGCATGCCGGAAACAGCGCGACGGGCATCGAATTGCCCGCATTATCCTGGAACATGCTGCGTCTTGGCATCAGCATGTACGGCTTTTATCCTTCCGTTACGGTCGATCATAACAAAATTCACCTGGAACCGGTCATGAGTTTTAAAACAAAACCCGTGATGATCAAAACGCTTCCTCCGGGATCGGGCGTCAGTTACGGCGCTACTTATGTCACCAAAACATCCGAGAAAATCGCGACTCTGCCGGTCGGTTACGGCGACGGGTACACGAGGCTGTTGACCGGGCGGGCGGAAGTGCTGATTCGCGGGCGGCGCGCGCCCCTCGTCGGGCGCATATGCATGGATCAGTGCATGGTCGATATTTCCCATCTGGGGGACGTATCGTTGCAGGACGAGGTCGTATTGTTCGGCAAACAGGGAGACAACGTCATCAGCGCGGATGAACTGGCGCAAAAATTGGGCACGATCAACTATGAAATCCTGTGCATGGTGTCGGCGCGAGTGCCTAGAGTATATGTAAGAAACGGCCAGGTCGTGAAAACCGTCAACCACTTGTTGGAATAA
- a CDS encoding antitoxin: MVLSDWKRSGGAFLVTNVQNTKRIMISLPDYLLQEVDGVVESENSNRSELIRKAMKLYLLERKKRHLRETMQRGYMEMAKINLHISVESFQAEEDADGTLDRLVSGV, translated from the coding sequence ATGGTATTATCGGACTGGAAACGCAGTGGAGGTGCTTTTTTGGTGACCAACGTGCAGAATACGAAGAGGATCATGATCAGTTTGCCGGACTACTTGTTGCAGGAGGTAGATGGTGTGGTCGAAAGCGAGAACTCCAATCGCAGCGAGTTGATCCGCAAAGCGATGAAGCTGTACCTGCTCGAACGAAAAAAACGGCACCTTCGGGAAACGATGCAGCGCGGCTATATGGAAATGGCCAAAATAAACCTTCATATTTCCGTAGAGTCATTTCAAGCGGAGGAAGACGCGGATGGTACCCTTGACCGCCTAGTAAGCGGGGTGTAA